Genomic DNA from Corallococcus silvisoli:
TCCAGCAGGTCCAGGATGCGCCCCGGCGTCCCAACGCCAATGTGCACGCCCTTCTCCAGCGCCTCCACCTGCGGCCGGATGGGCTGCCCGCCCGCGAGCGCCAGCACCTGCACCCCCGGCATCCGCCGCGCCAGCCGGCGGATCTCCCCCGCCACCTGCGCGCACAGCTCACGCGTCGGACAGAGCACCAGCGCCTGGAGCCGCCGGTCCTGCGTGAGCTTCACCTTCTGCAGGATGGGCAGCGCGAACGCCGCCGTCTTCCCGCTGCCCGTGCGCGCCTGCCCCACCAGGTCCTTGCCCTGCAACAACACCGGGATGCTCTGCGCCTGGATGGGGGTGGCGGTGCGGAACTCCAGCTCCTCCAACACCTGGAGCAGCGGGGGTGACAGCGCGAGCGCGGAGAAGTCCATCGGAGCCTCGGGGAACGGAGGCACGGGGCGCCTCGGGAGAACGCGCCCTTGTACCAGCCTTCCCGGGCCGGACAAGCCCGGCGCCCCCCTACTCGGCCCAGCCTGCCGCCTCGCTCGCCGCCGCCCGGGCCAGCTTCGCCGCGGCGCCCGGGTCCACGCGGGCCGTGACCAACACGCCAATCACCGCCCCCAGCAGCAGCTCCACCCGGCGGCCCACGGACTTGCGCGGCAACACCCCGGCCCGGGCCGCCCCCTCCAGCGCCCGCGTCAGGTGTCCCCGCAACAGGTCCCGGTAGTCCTCCACCGCCCGGTGGGCCTCCGCGTCATGCGGCGCCAGCTCCGTCGCCGTGTTCACCAGCAGGCAGCCCCGCCGCGTCAGGACCGGCGGCGCGGTGCTCATCGTCGTCGCGAGCGCCTCGAAGTACTCCGTCACCTGCGACAGGCCCGGCGCCTCCTTCGCGAACACCCCCAGCCGGGGAGAGATGACCTCCTGGAGGTACAGCGCGACGGCCCGCGCGAACAGCCCGCGCTTGCTCTCGAACGTCTGGTACAGGCTGGAGCGGTTCAGCCCCGTGGCGGCCTCCAGGTCCGAAAGCGACGTGGCCTCGTAGCCCCGCGACCAGAACACCCCCAACGCGGCCCGCACCGCCTCCGTCTCGTCGAACGCCCGTGTCCGCGCCACGTCACCCTCCTTGACAATTCTGAACCGGTCGTTTCAATATGGATTCGGAACTGACTGGTTCAGAATAATCCATCCCCGGAGGGGGAACAATCATGTCGCCACTGGCACAGCTCTTCGCGGTCATCGCCGCGCTCATCCACGTGTTGTTCTTCTTTCTGGAGAGCATCGCGTTCTCGCAGCCGAAGGTCTGGCGGCGCTTCGGGCTGAAGTCGCAGGCGGACGCGGACGTGGTGAAGCCGATGGCGTTCAACCAGGGCTTCTACAACCTGTTCCTGGCGCTGGGCGTGTTCGTCGGCGTGGGGCTGGTGCACACGGGCGCGGTGGCGTCGGGCGTGGCCGTCGTCGTGTTCGGCTGCGCGTGCATGCTGATGGCGGCGCTGGTGCTGGTGAGCAGCAACCGCCACTTCCTCCGGGCGAGCCTCGTCCAGGGGGCCCTGCCGCTGCTGGCCATCGCGCTCGTCGCCTTCTGACGGCGCTCAGGGCGCGACGGGCTCGAAGACGTCCGCGTCCGGCAGGGTGAGGACGGCGCGGCCCGCCTCCCCCAGCTTCTCTCGCGGCACGTCGCGGAAGCGCTGCACGAAGCTCGCGGACGGGCGCAGGGTGAGGGACTGGCCGGTGTCGCGGTTGCGGAAGGTGGTCGCGGTGTCCTCCGGCGCG
This window encodes:
- a CDS encoding TetR/AcrR family transcriptional regulator, with protein sequence MARTRAFDETEAVRAALGVFWSRGYEATSLSDLEAATGLNRSSLYQTFESKRGLFARAVALYLQEVISPRLGVFAKEAPGLSQVTEYFEALATTMSTAPPVLTRRGCLLVNTATELAPHDAEAHRAVEDYRDLLRGHLTRALEGAARAGVLPRKSVGRRVELLLGAVIGVLVTARVDPGAAAKLARAAASEAAGWAE
- a CDS encoding DUF1304 domain-containing protein, which produces MSPLAQLFAVIAALIHVLFFFLESIAFSQPKVWRRFGLKSQADADVVKPMAFNQGFYNLFLALGVFVGVGLVHTGAVASGVAVVVFGCACMLMAALVLVSSNRHFLRASLVQGALPLLAIALVAF